The genomic DNA CAGGCGGTGGCGCGGCAGCTCCTCCGGCGGATCGCCAAGGTGGTCGGTGACCCGCTCGAAGAGCGCCAGGTAGCCGTGGTCGTAGAAGGAGCTGACCGTGGTCCGGGTCAGGATCCGCACCTCGTCGTTCTGCTCCAGCTCGGCCAGGGCGGCGGCGACCCAGTCCAGGGCCGGCTTGCCGTCGATCTCCTCGGCGAGGCCGAGCAGGGCGCCGCCGGGCTCGGGCTGCTCGTCGGCCAGGACCACCCGGGCCCCGGCGCGGGCGGCGGCCAGGGCCGCGGCCAGGCCGGCCGGGCCGGCGCCGACCACCAGGACGTCGCAGTGGGCGTGGGTCTTGTCGTAGCGGTCCGGGTCGCGGCCCTCGGGCGCCTTGCCCAGGCCGGCGGCCCGGCGGATGACGTACTCGTAGCGCTCCCAGAGGCCGGCCGGCCACATGAAGGTCTTGTAGTAGAAGCCGGCCGGGATCAGCCGCGAAGCCAGGTTGTTGACCACCCCGACGTCGAACTCCAGGTTCGGCCAGCGGTTCTGGGAGCGGGCCTCCAGGCCCTCCAAGATCTCGGCCTGGGTGGCGCGGATGTTAGGCTCGCTGCGCGCGCCGCGGCCGAGCTGGACCAGGGCGTTGGGCTCCTCGACCCCGGCGGAGAAGATGCCGCGCGGCCGGTGGTACTTGAAGCTGCGGCCGACCAGGTGGACGCCGTTGGCGAGCAGCGCCGAGGCCAGGGTGTCGCCGCGATAGCCCTGGTAGCTCCTGCCGTCGAAGCGGAAGCTGACCGGCTTCGCGCGGTCGATGCGGCCCCCCTCGGGCAGGCGGAAGTCCTGTGCCATCCGGGGCGCCTCAGATGTATTTCGTGTTGTCGAGCTTGGGCGGCTTCTCGCCCATGCGGTAGACCGCCAGGATCCGGTAGGTGACCGTGTCGCGGGCGAGGTTGAACCAGCGCCGGCAGCCCTGGCTGTGGCACCAGCGCTCGAGCAGCACGCCCTTGACGTTGGACCTCATGAAGACGTAGTCGCCCCAGTCCTCGTCGGAGAGCTTCTCCGGCTTCTTGGGCCGGGCGATGTGCGCCTCGCCGCCGTAACCGAACTCGGTCTCGTCGCGCGGGCCGCACCAGGGGCAGTCGATCAGGAGCATGCCGTCGTCTCTCTCAGTGCGCCACGGCGGCGGCGCCGTGCTCGTCGATCAGGAAGCCGCTGTGGAAGCGGTCCAGCGCGAAGGGCGCGTTGAGCGCGTGGGGCTCGTCGCGGGCGATGGTGTGGGCGAAGACGTGGCCGGAGCCGGGGGTCGCCTTGAAGCCGCCGGTGCCCCAGCCGCAGTTGATGTAGAGACCCTCGACCGGAGTCTTGGAGAGGATCGGGCTGGCGTCGGGGCAGACGTCGACGATGCCGCCCCAGTTGCGCAGCATGCGCATCCGCCGGAACATGGGGAAGAGCTCGCAGATCGCCGCCAGGGTCTCTTCGGTCACCGCGATGCCGCCGCGCTGACCGTAGCCGACGTAGTGGTCGACGCCGGCGCCGATCACCAGTTCGCCCTTGTCGGACTGGGAGATGTAGGCGTGCACGGCGTTGGACATGACCACGGTGTCGAGCACCGGCTTGACCGGCTCGGAGACCAGGGCCTGGAGCGGCAGGCTCTGCACCGGCAGGCGGAAGCCGGCCTGCTCGGCCAGCACGCTGGAATGGCCGGCGACCACAAGGCCGACCTTTGCGGCCTCGATCCGGCCCTTGCCGGTGCGCAGCGCCTGGATCTTGCCGTTGGAGATGTCGAAGCCCTCGACCGGGCACTCCTGGATGATGTCGATTCCGCGGGCGTCGGCGGCCCGGGCATAGCCCCAGGCGACCGCGTCGTGGCGGGCGGTGCCGCCGCGGCGCTGCAGCGAGGCGCCCAGGACCGGGTAGCGGCCGTCGCTGCGCAGGTCGATGATCGGGCAGAAGGCCTTGATCTGGGCCGGGCTCAGGAACTCGGAGTCGATGCCGTTCAAGCGGTTGGCGCTGACCCGGCGGTTCAGCTCGCGCAGGTCGTGCTGGTTGTGGGCCAGGTTCATCACCCCGCGCTGGCTGAACATGACGTTGTAGTTCAGGTCCTGGGACAGGCCCTCCCAGAGCTTGAGCGCGTGCTCGTAGAGCCGGGCGCTCTCGTCCCAGAGGTAGTTGGAGCGCACGATGGTGGTGTTGCGGCCGGTGTTGCCGCCGCCCAGCCAGCCGCGCTCGATCACCGCGACGTCGGTGATGCCGTGCTCCTTGGCCAGGTAGTAGGCGGTCGCCAGGCCGTGGCCGCCGCCGCCGACGATGACCACCTCGTAGGACGGCTTGGGCTCCGGGCTGCGCCAGGCCTCCGGCCAGTCCTCGTGGTAGCTGGCCGCGTTGCGCAGCAGGCTGAAGATCGAATAGCGCGGCGTCATGGATCTCCCCGGCAGTGCGCTGCGGCGCCTATCCTGGCACAGGGCGCCGCGTTTTCAATAGTTTCCAAGGAGCCGGGACGACCTGTGAAGGCTTGGGGATGAGCCTTTTGCCGGCCGGCGGCTAGCGGGGCAACGCCCACAATTTTTCATTTCGCGACACCGGGCGATTTATGCCAGAGTGGCCGCAAAAGGCGAAGAAAAGACGCCGGGTTTCGGCGCGGGGAATGGGAAAGCATGCTGGCCGCACCACCGCGAGAGCTGCCACACCGGATCGGCTTCCTGCTGATTCCGCAGTTCTCGATGATCTCCTTTTCGACGGCGGTGGAGCCGCTGCGCTTGGCCAACCGGCAATCGGGCAGGGACCTCTACGCCTGGGAGCTCTTCTCCCCGGACGGTCAGCCGGTGACCGCCTCCAACGGGATCGAGATCCGGGTCCGGGGCGGGCTGGAGGCGGCCAGCGCCCTGCCGGTGATCGTGGTCTGCGCCGGGATCGATGTCCACCGCTTCGACAACAAGGCGGTCCTGTCCTGGCTGCGCCGGATGGACCGCAAGGGCAGCGACATCGGCGCCGTCTGCACGGCCAGCCACATCCTGGCCCGGGCCGGCCTGCTCGACGGCTTCCGCTGCACCATCCACTGGGAGAACCTGGCGAGCTTCGCCGAGGACTTTCCCAACATCGAGGTCAGCTCCGAGATCTTCGAGATCGACCGCAACCGCTTCACCTGCGCCGGCGGCACGGCGCCGCTGGACTTGATGCTGAACATGATCTCGCTGCAGCACGGCCACGAGCTGGCGGCCAGCGTCGCCGACCAGTTCATGCACGAGCGGATCCGCGACCAGCACGACCACCAGCGGATCTCGCTGCCGGCGCGCCTGGGCGTGCGCCATCCCAAGCTGCTGACCGTGATCGAGATGATGGAGCAGAACCTGGAGGAGCCCCTGTCCCGCGGCGAGTTGGCGCGGGCGGCCCGGCTCTCGACCCGGCAGCTCGAGCGGCTGTTCCGCAAGTACCTGAGCCGCTCGCCGGCCCGCTACTATCTCGAGCTGAGGCTGAACCGGGCCCGCCTGCTGCTGCTGCAGACCAACATGTCGGTGATCGACGTGGCGCTGGCCTGCGGCTTCGTATCAGCCTCCCACTTCTCCAAGTGCTACCGCGACTTCTTCGGCCACACGCCGCGCAAGGAGCGCGGCCTGCCGCTCGCCGGCAGCGGCGCCGGCAACAACCGGGTCGTGGCTGCGATTTAGTCGACCGGCGCGCGGTCCGAGGCCGCCAGTCTGTGATCCATTCTCCAGCTGTCCGGGACGGGCTGGGCTCGTTGCTGTGCGATTGAGGCTCGGAGGGCCGCTCCAAACGCCTCCTCCCCCTTGATGGGGGAGGATCAAGGAGGGGGTGGCGGCCGGTAGGCCGCAAGGATCCCGCCCAATCATATATATGGAGCCGACTTCACCCCCCACCCCGACCCTCCCCCACAAGGGGGGAGGGAGCTTCATGTCAGGTCTTGGGATTGGTGGTACCCATCGGCGTCGGTCAGTAGTTCATCTTCGGTTCGCGGGCGAAGAGGCGGCGGACCATGGGCTCGAAGGCCGCCAGGGGCAGGGTGTCGTAGTCCGGGTCGAAGGAGGTCTGGTCCCAGCGCTCGCAGAAGG from Kiloniellales bacterium includes the following:
- a CDS encoding sarcosine oxidase subunit delta, whose protein sequence is MLLIDCPWCGPRDETEFGYGGEAHIARPKKPEKLSDEDWGDYVFMRSNVKGVLLERWCHSQGCRRWFNLARDTVTYRILAVYRMGEKPPKLDNTKYI
- a CDS encoding sarcosine oxidase subunit beta family protein, producing MTPRYSIFSLLRNAASYHEDWPEAWRSPEPKPSYEVVIVGGGGHGLATAYYLAKEHGITDVAVIERGWLGGGNTGRNTTIVRSNYLWDESARLYEHALKLWEGLSQDLNYNVMFSQRGVMNLAHNQHDLRELNRRVSANRLNGIDSEFLSPAQIKAFCPIIDLRSDGRYPVLGASLQRRGGTARHDAVAWGYARAADARGIDIIQECPVEGFDISNGKIQALRTGKGRIEAAKVGLVVAGHSSVLAEQAGFRLPVQSLPLQALVSEPVKPVLDTVVMSNAVHAYISQSDKGELVIGAGVDHYVGYGQRGGIAVTEETLAAICELFPMFRRMRMLRNWGGIVDVCPDASPILSKTPVEGLYINCGWGTGGFKATPGSGHVFAHTIARDEPHALNAPFALDRFHSGFLIDEHGAAAVAH
- a CDS encoding GlxA family transcriptional regulator translates to MLAAPPRELPHRIGFLLIPQFSMISFSTAVEPLRLANRQSGRDLYAWELFSPDGQPVTASNGIEIRVRGGLEAASALPVIVVCAGIDVHRFDNKAVLSWLRRMDRKGSDIGAVCTASHILARAGLLDGFRCTIHWENLASFAEDFPNIEVSSEIFEIDRNRFTCAGGTAPLDLMLNMISLQHGHELAASVADQFMHERIRDQHDHQRISLPARLGVRHPKLLTVIEMMEQNLEEPLSRGELARAARLSTRQLERLFRKYLSRSPARYYLELRLNRARLLLLQTNMSVIDVALACGFVSASHFSKCYRDFFGHTPRKERGLPLAGSGAGNNRVVAAI